A stretch of the Rosa rugosa chromosome 5, drRosRugo1.1, whole genome shotgun sequence genome encodes the following:
- the LOC133708638 gene encoding lysine histidine transporter-like 6 isoform X2, which yields MVTTSPPPKEALSDNKWKEEADTTRRAKWWYSTFHTVTAMIGAGVLSLPYAMAYLGWGPGTMVLAVSWCMTLNTMWQMIQLHECVPGVRFDRYIDLGRHAFGPKLGPWIVLPQQLIVQVGCDIVYMVTGGKCLKQFLEMACSSCTPVKQSYWILIFGSIHFVLSQLPNFNSVAGVSLAAAIMSLSYSTIAWAGCLSKGQVDNVSYAYKKTSSADYMFRVFNSLGQISFAFAGHAVALEIQATIPSTPERPSRIPMWKGAVGAYFINAICYFPVALIGYWAFGQDVDDNVLVDLKRPAWLIASANLMVVVHVIGSYQVYAMPVFDLLERMMMKKLNFPPGVALRLVARSAYVAFTLFVGVTFPFFGDLLGFFGGFGFAPTSYFLPSIMWLIIKKPKRFSTNWFINWVSIFIGVFIMLASTVGGLRNIITDASTYRFYT from the exons ATGGTTACAACTTCTCCTCCTCCAAAG GAAGCTCTTTCAGACAACAAATGGAAGGAGGAGGCAGACACCACGCGCCGAGCCAAATGGTGGTACTCCACCTTCCACACTGTCACCGCCATGATAGGCGCCGGTGTCCTCAGCCTACCATATGCCATGGCCTACTTAGGATG GGGTCCAGGGACAATGGTACTGGCAGTCTCTTGGTGCATGACCTTGAACACAATGTGGCAGATGATACAACTCCATGAATGTGTTCCAGGGGTTCGCTTCGACCGATACATAGACCTTGGTCGACACGCCTTCGGTCCTAAACTCGGGCCATGGATCGTGCTTCCGCAGCAGTTAATTGTCCAAGTTGGGTGTGACATAGTGTACATGGTCACTGGGGGAAAGTGTCTGAAGCAGTTTTTGGAGATGGCATGTTCCAGTTGCACACCAGTCAAGCAATCCTACTGGATTTTGATCTTTGGTTCCATTCATTTCGTCCTCTCCCAGCTTCCCAATTTCAACTCTGTCGCTGGTGTTTCACTAGCAGCAGCTATCATGTCACTAAG TTATTCAACAATAGCTTGGGCTGGTTGCTTAAGTAAAGGCCAGGTCGACAATGTTAGCTATGCATACAAGAAAACTAGCTCAGCTGATTACATGTTCCGGGTGTTCAATTCCCTTGGTCAAATCTCGTTTGCATTTGCCGGACATGCTGTGGCTCTTGAAATTCAGGCCACAATTCCATCGACTCCAGAGAGGCCTTCAAGAATACCGATGTGGAAAGGTGCCGTCGGAGCCTATTTTATCAATGCAATTTGCTATTTCCCGGTGGCCCTCATCGGTTACTGGGCTTTTGGGCAAGATGTTGATGATAATGTGCTAGTGGATCTCAAGAGACCTGCTTGGCTCATTGCATCTGCAAATTTAATGGTTGTTGTCCATGTAATTGGCAGCTATCAG GTTTATGCTATGCCAGTTTTTGACCTGCTagagaggatgatgatgaaaaaactgaaCTTCCCACCTGGAGTGGCACTTAGACTAGTTGCTAGATCAGCTTATGTTG CATTCACATTGTTTGTCGGAGTCACCTTCCCTTTCTTTGGAGACCTTCTTGGTTTCTTCGGCGGATTTGGTTTTGCCCCGACTTCATACTTT CTTCCTAGTATAATGTGGCTGATTATCAAGAAACCAAAGAGATTCAGCACCAACTGGTTCATCAACTGG GTTTCCATTTTCATTGGAGTGTTCATTATGTTGGCCTCCACAGTCGGTGGTTTGAGGAACATCATCACTGATGCATCCACATATCGTTTCTACACTTAA
- the LOC133708638 gene encoding lysine histidine transporter-like 6 isoform X1, whose protein sequence is MVTTSPPPKQEALSDNKWKEEADTTRRAKWWYSTFHTVTAMIGAGVLSLPYAMAYLGWGPGTMVLAVSWCMTLNTMWQMIQLHECVPGVRFDRYIDLGRHAFGPKLGPWIVLPQQLIVQVGCDIVYMVTGGKCLKQFLEMACSSCTPVKQSYWILIFGSIHFVLSQLPNFNSVAGVSLAAAIMSLSYSTIAWAGCLSKGQVDNVSYAYKKTSSADYMFRVFNSLGQISFAFAGHAVALEIQATIPSTPERPSRIPMWKGAVGAYFINAICYFPVALIGYWAFGQDVDDNVLVDLKRPAWLIASANLMVVVHVIGSYQVYAMPVFDLLERMMMKKLNFPPGVALRLVARSAYVAFTLFVGVTFPFFGDLLGFFGGFGFAPTSYFLPSIMWLIIKKPKRFSTNWFINWVSIFIGVFIMLASTVGGLRNIITDASTYRFYT, encoded by the exons ATGGTTACAACTTCTCCTCCTCCAAAG CAGGAAGCTCTTTCAGACAACAAATGGAAGGAGGAGGCAGACACCACGCGCCGAGCCAAATGGTGGTACTCCACCTTCCACACTGTCACCGCCATGATAGGCGCCGGTGTCCTCAGCCTACCATATGCCATGGCCTACTTAGGATG GGGTCCAGGGACAATGGTACTGGCAGTCTCTTGGTGCATGACCTTGAACACAATGTGGCAGATGATACAACTCCATGAATGTGTTCCAGGGGTTCGCTTCGACCGATACATAGACCTTGGTCGACACGCCTTCGGTCCTAAACTCGGGCCATGGATCGTGCTTCCGCAGCAGTTAATTGTCCAAGTTGGGTGTGACATAGTGTACATGGTCACTGGGGGAAAGTGTCTGAAGCAGTTTTTGGAGATGGCATGTTCCAGTTGCACACCAGTCAAGCAATCCTACTGGATTTTGATCTTTGGTTCCATTCATTTCGTCCTCTCCCAGCTTCCCAATTTCAACTCTGTCGCTGGTGTTTCACTAGCAGCAGCTATCATGTCACTAAG TTATTCAACAATAGCTTGGGCTGGTTGCTTAAGTAAAGGCCAGGTCGACAATGTTAGCTATGCATACAAGAAAACTAGCTCAGCTGATTACATGTTCCGGGTGTTCAATTCCCTTGGTCAAATCTCGTTTGCATTTGCCGGACATGCTGTGGCTCTTGAAATTCAGGCCACAATTCCATCGACTCCAGAGAGGCCTTCAAGAATACCGATGTGGAAAGGTGCCGTCGGAGCCTATTTTATCAATGCAATTTGCTATTTCCCGGTGGCCCTCATCGGTTACTGGGCTTTTGGGCAAGATGTTGATGATAATGTGCTAGTGGATCTCAAGAGACCTGCTTGGCTCATTGCATCTGCAAATTTAATGGTTGTTGTCCATGTAATTGGCAGCTATCAG GTTTATGCTATGCCAGTTTTTGACCTGCTagagaggatgatgatgaaaaaactgaaCTTCCCACCTGGAGTGGCACTTAGACTAGTTGCTAGATCAGCTTATGTTG CATTCACATTGTTTGTCGGAGTCACCTTCCCTTTCTTTGGAGACCTTCTTGGTTTCTTCGGCGGATTTGGTTTTGCCCCGACTTCATACTTT CTTCCTAGTATAATGTGGCTGATTATCAAGAAACCAAAGAGATTCAGCACCAACTGGTTCATCAACTGG GTTTCCATTTTCATTGGAGTGTTCATTATGTTGGCCTCCACAGTCGGTGGTTTGAGGAACATCATCACTGATGCATCCACATATCGTTTCTACACTTAA